A genomic window from Populus nigra chromosome 7, ddPopNigr1.1, whole genome shotgun sequence includes:
- the LOC133698402 gene encoding uncharacterized protein LOC133698402 isoform X2 produces the protein MAERKISRNGSDEEQGEPSNSPADKIKVDHGKPAPLTWQRRLDTSETVLSQFTLTWQEILRMAPIGIRLWRYVRENAKKKKGIFIDPFAKRNVTSSHGIPVGGVGSGSIGRSYRGEFQRWQLFPRVEEKPVLANQFSIFVSRSNGKKYCSVLCSRSPDKLEEPAGSGIESWEWNLKGDNSTYHALYPRAWTVYEGEPDPELRVVCRQISPVIPHNYKESSFPVSVFTFTLYNSGDTAADVTLLFTWANSVGGVSEFSGQHLNSTKMMDDGVHCVLLYHKTANELPPLTFAIAAQETPGVHVSKCPSFVISGNSQGLTAKEMWNEVKEHGSFDNLNSSGKPVPSEPGSSIGAAIAATSTVPPDSVCTVTFSLAWDCPEVNFASGRTYHRRYTKFYGTHGDAAANIAHDAILGHGHWDSQIEAWQRPILEDKRLPEWYPVTLFNELYYLNSGGTIWTDGSPPLHSLATVGGKKFSLDRIGSDLGHQGDASVDILGRMTSVLEQIHTPLATNSALGTNLLQEGEENVGQFLYLEGIEYPMWNTYDVHFYASFALIMLFPKLQLSIQRDFAAAVMMHDPSKMHLLQDGQCVTRKVLGAVPHDIGIDDPWFEVNAYNLHNTDRWKDLNPKFVLQVYRDVVATGDKKFAQAVWPSVYVAMAYMDQFDKDGDGMIENDGFPDQTYDTWSVSGVSAYCGGLWVAALQAASALAWEVGDKDSAEYFWFRFQKAKVVYDKLWNGSYFNYDDSNGRNSPSIQADQLAGQWYARACGLLPIVDEDKARSALEKIYNYNFLKVHDGKRGAVNGMLPDGTVDMSDMQSREIWSGVTYAVAATMMQEGLMDMAFHTASGVYEAAWAEQGLGYSFQTPEGWNTNGQYRSLGYMRPLAIWAMQWTLSSPKLHKQEMNFQVKLEDSLLGHQHHAGFAKVARFLKLPEEESSVSYLQSLFDYACKKFGYT, from the exons ATGGCGGAAAGAAAGATATCAAGGAATGGTTCCGATGAAGAACAAGGAGAACCTTCAAATTCTCCGGCGGATAAG ATTAAGGTTGATCATGGGAAACCTGCACCACTGACCTGGCAGCGGAGATTAGACACCAGTGAAACTGTCCTTTCACAGTTCACTTTAACTTGGCAAGAGATACTTCGTATG GCCCCTATAGGTATTCGGTTATGGCGTTATGTCAgagaaaatgccaaaaaaaag AAGGGTATTTTTATCGATCCATTTGCAAAGCGCAATGTTACATCTTCTCATGGCATTCCAGTAGGTGGTGTTGG CTCAGGAAGCATTGGAAGGAGTTACAGAGGTGAATTTCAGCGTTGGCAACTGTTTCCCAGAGTAGAAGAAAAACCTGTTTTAGCAAATCAATTTTCT ATTTTTGTTTCCCGCTCAAATGGTAAAAAATACTGTAGCGTACTGTGCTCGAGGAGTCCAGACAAGCTTGA AGAACCTGCAGGTTCAGGGATTGAATCTTGGGAATGGAATCTGAAGGGAGATAATTCCACATATCATGCTTTATACCCCAGGGCTTGGACTGTATACGAGG GCGAACCTGATCCAGAACTCCGGGTTGTTTGTCGTCAAATTTCACCTGTTATTCCTCATAATTACAAGGAGAGCAGCTTTCCTGTCTCAGTTTTTACCTTCACG CTCTATAATTCTGGAGATACTGCTGCTGATGTCACTTTGCTTTTCACATGGGCA AATTCTGTTGGGGGGGTTTCTGAATTTTCTGGCCAGCACCTCAATTCAACAAAAAT GATGGACGATGGTGTGCATTGTGTACTTCTATATCACAA GACAGCAAACGAGCTTCCCCCATTGACATTTGCAATCGCTGCACAAGAGACTCCCGGTGTCCATGTCTCAAAATGCCCTTCCTTTGTGATATCTGGAAATTCGCAAGGTCTTACAGCAAAAGAGATGTGGAATGAAGTAAAAGAG CATGGATCCTTCGACAACCTCAACTCATCTGGAAAGCCAGTGCCTTCAGAACCAGGATCATCTATTGGGGCAGCCATTGCAGCTACTTCAACAGTTCCACCAGATTCTGTGTGTACAGTTACTTTTTCATTGGCATGGGACTGTCCTGAAGTAAACTTTGCGAGTGGAAGGACTTATCACAG GCGTTACACCAAATTCTATGGTACTCATGGAGATGCTGCTGCAAATATTGCGCATGATGCTATTCTCG GACATGGCCATTGGGACTCCCAGATAGAAGCCTGGCAGAGACCAATTCTTGAAGACAAGAGGCTTCCTGAATG GTATCCTGTCACTCTCTTTAATGAGCTCTATTATCTTAATTCAGGGGGAACGATTTGGACAG aTGGATCTCCTCCGCTGCATAGTTTAGCAACTGTTGGAGGAAAAAAGTTCTCTCTCGATAGGATAGGTTCTGATTTAGGCCACCAAGGCGATGCTTCTGTTGACATTCTTGGAAGGATGACTTCTGTGCTTGAGCAAATCCACACTCCTTTAGCAACCAATTCTGCTTTAGGAACGAATTTGCTtcaagaaggagaagaaaatgtcGGCCAATTCCTTTATCTAGAAGGGATCGAGTATCCCATGTGGAACACCTATGATGTTCACTTCTATGCATCTTTCGCATTAATTATGCTGTTTCCCAAACTTCAGCTCAGCATTCAAAGGGACTTTGCAGCCGCGGTTATGATGCATGATCCCAGTAAGATGCACCTTCTACAAGATGGACAGTGTGTCACCAGGAAGGTTCTTGGAGCCGTCCCTCATGACATTGGGATTGATGACCCATGGTTTGAAGTAAATGCCTATAACCTTCACAATACTGATCGCTGGAAAGACTTGAATCCAAAATTTGTTCTCCAGGTTTACAGAGATGTAGTTGCCACAGGAGACAAGAAGTTCGCACAAGCTGTTTGGCCATCAGTTTATGTTGCAATGGCTTATATGGATCAGTTTGATAAGGATGGTGATGGGATGATTGAGAATGATGGTTTTCCTGATCAGACATATGATACATGGTCTGTGTCTGGAGTTAGTGCATATTGTGGTGGGCTATGGGTGGCGGCCTTACAGGCTGCATCAGCCCTGGCATGGGAAGTAGGAGACAAGGATTCTGCAGAATATTTTTGGTTTAGGTTTCAGAAGGCAAAGGTTGTGTATGACAAGTTATGGAATGGTTCTTACTTCAATTATGACGACAGCAATGGTAGAAATAGCCCATCCATTCAAGCTGATCAGTTGGCCGGACAATG GTATGCACGAGCATGCGGACTTTTGCCGATTGTTGACGAGGACAAAGCACGAAGTGCATTAGAGAAGATTTATAATTACAACTTCCTGAAGGTGCATGATGGGAAACGAGGGGCTGTAAATGGGATGCTGCCTGATGGAACAGTGGACATGTCAGATATGCAGTCAAGAGAAATATGGTCTGGGGTCACTTATGCAGTTGCCGCAACAATGATGCAGGAAGGTTTGATGGATATGGCCTTTCATACCGCAAGCGGAGTCTATGAGGCTGCGTGGGCTGAACAAGGACTTGG GTATTCTTTTCAAACTCCGGAAGGTTGGAACACCAATGGCCAGTATAGATCTCTAGGCTACATGAGGCCTTTGGCCATCTGGGCAATGCAGTGGACTTTATCAAGTCCAAAACTTCACAAGCAGGAAATGAACTTCCAAGTCAAGCTGGAGGATTCTCTACTAGGGCACCAGCACCATGCTGGATTTGCAAAAGTTGCTCGTTTTCTCAAGTTGCCAGAAGAGGAATCATCTGTGAGTTACCTGCAGTCCTTGTTCGACTATGCTTGCAAGAAGTTTGGTTATActtag